From the Nodularia sphaerocarpa UHCC 0038 genome, the window TTTATTTTGGGTAAATCCCTTATTAATTAATCGGCGGTTTATAACTCATTTCTGAAGACTTTCACCAAAAAGCTCAAAACTCCGCCACATCCCTAAACTTCGCTAATTGTTCTGAATCAGCTGCTGTACCTGCTGTTGCAAAGCCGGGTCTTGCTGAATGGCTATCACTATCTCATTGAAGCGGTTTGGTTCTAACCCCCCAGCCCGCACTGCTTCCTCCTGTTTGGTCAGAGTTTCCTGTTGGATTGACTCAATCTCAGGGGCTATTTGATTAAAAGACTGTTGCTCCTCTGGAGTTGCTGGTGAAGAAGGTTCAGCCCCAGGCGACTGCTGTGCTTCGGAAAGCTCTTGAAATCGCTCTACGCTCAGTCCTGATTCCTCAATAATTTGTACAGACATCTGTTGGGATGTTTGACCAATTTCCTGCAATGTTGGGAGAACACTGGCAAATTTTTGCAATTCTTCCTGGCTAACAGTCGTTTGTACTTGAGATAATTGAAGTTGTGCCTGTAGCCCTTGAGACAGTTGAATTTGAGGTTTTGATGCTGGAACTTGGGCGATAGCAGAAAGATTCCCTGCGAGCAAAAAAACGAAAACAGAGCTACCTTTCAAAAGTTGCTTTAACATACTGACTTCCTCCGTAGAAATTACTTACCTTGCGAAAGCAAGGGAACGTTTTCAAGAAATCAAGCTTGTGGGATTCTTCTTCCCAGATGTATTGAGCAATTGATGTGATAGCAAACACAAGGTATTAAGTAGGACGGCGTAAATAAAGTTAACTAGCTAGGGTCGTCATTGGTCATTTGTCATTAATCCTTAGAGGATGTTTGAAAAGTATTGGGCGAATATAATTCGCTACTACACAAAGGTCGTCTCGCCTGCGCGGACTAACGGTCAATCAAGCTTTTTGAACCCACGAAGGTGGGTTTTGTCTGGATGGTTCCGCGACTTCTAGTCGCCAAGGGAAGTAATAAATTAGACTTTTTAAACAACCTCTTAGAGTCGTAACATAGTTTGGTTTATTCA encodes:
- a CDS encoding DUF4168 domain-containing protein, which gives rise to MLKQLLKGSSVFVFLLAGNLSAIAQVPASKPQIQLSQGLQAQLQLSQVQTTVSQEELQKFASVLPTLQEIGQTSQQMSVQIIEESGLSVERFQELSEAQQSPGAEPSSPATPEEQQSFNQIAPEIESIQQETLTKQEEAVRAGGLEPNRFNEIVIAIQQDPALQQQVQQLIQNN